In Mucilaginibacter sp. KACC 22063, the genomic stretch GCAGCCGGAGCGCCGTACAAACAAGTGCGCAATTCGCCTGTAGCAGATAACCGTATACGGTTACAGGTGCCACAAAATGTACGGCTGAATGATGGTATAATGCCGAAACTACCTTTATAACTCGCTATCTGGTAATTTACAGAAGTGGAGTTAGCTTCGCTGATGATCTTATTGATGCGATTATAATGAGCAGCAATGTGCTCGTAAATCTTAGTATGATCCCAGCCTGTATAGCCCGAAGTTTCAGTGCCATTAAAAGGCATTTCTTCCAAAAAGCGAACAGCTATTTGATGGTCTTTAGTTAGTTCTATGAAAGGAATGATATCCTCTATATTTTTATTTTCGGCTACTACACAGTTCAGCTTAATATCGAAACCATTGTCGAGCATTTGCATAATGCCGTTATAAACTGTATCAAAGCTGTCGCGGCGGGTAATGTAATGGAAGCGTTCGGCATTTAACGAGTCAAGGCTTATATTGATCTTGCTGATACCCATATTTTTCAACGCTGCCTGGTGCTGAGTAGTAAGGGTGCCGTTGGAGGTGATAACGATCTCGTTAAGGCCATCCAGCTTACTTAGTTTATCCAAAAACGGGATGATGCCATTGCGAACAAAAGGTTCGCCGCCCGTGATCCGGATTTTGTCAACGCCCAAGCCAACAAACAAGGCTGATAGGCGGTACATTTCATCAAATGAAAGGAGTTGGGACCGTTTGGCAAAGTCGATCCCTTCTTCAGGCATACAGTAATAGCACCTGAAATTGCAGCGGTCGGTAACCGAAAGCCGCAGGTAATTCAGCCGCCTGCCGTATTGATCAACTAATAAACTTTCTCTCATTTGTTATGGATGGGCATTAACCCAAACGCTGTTATCTTCGTAATATTCTTTTTTCCAGATCGGTACCGTCTTTTTCAGTTCATCAATCAAAAATTGACAGGCCTCAAATGATGCCTGGCGGTGTGCAGATGATACACCGGTAATCACTACAGCCTCGCCCGGTTGTTTTGCGCCAAGTGCATGTATGATTAATACCTTATAAAGCGGCCATTGTTGCTGTGCAACCAAGGCGATTTTCTCAAGTTCTTTAATGGCCATCGGTTCATACGCTTCAAACTCCAATTTTAAAACAGCTTTGCCTTTTGTATGATTTCGTACCGTGCCTACAAACAGGTTAACAGCACCTGCTTCTTCTGTTTCCAGGTAAGCATAAGCCTCATTAATATCTATATTTTCAACCAGGCGGATCAGCATTATTATCCTCCGCTTACTGGTGGTATCAAAGCAATTTCACTGTCGGCATGCAAAGCAATCTCGTCACTGGCATATTCACTGTCAACGGCTACAGCTAATGAGCTTAATTGCTGCATAGCCGGATATTGTTGGCCTAACCAAGTTTTTAGCTGGCTTACCGAACTGATATTTGCATCAGCAGGTACAGTCAATTTTTGTTTGCCTGTAATATCGCGCGTGATCCCGAAAAGCAGTATTTCCATAGATTATACCTGTTGAACAAATATAGGCAATGTAGGTTTTAATCCGGGTTTATGGCAGCAAAGAATTACCCGGGTATGTTAATTGAATCTTGTCGCCCGGCTTCCAATTGTTGTTGGCAGGTACAGTAATTAATTGGTTGTTAATCAGTACTTCAGCCAAGCCGCTGTTTAAACTAATTATCACTCCGGTAAAGATTAATTTATTGTCGTCATTTTTTATGGCGAAAACATCAACCGGATGGCCAGACTGGCTAATAGTGCCTGTATCAATACAAATTACATTTTTAGCCAGGCTGAATATTTCGTCTTTATCATGGCTCACAAGTAAACCGGTAAAGCGATATTCCTGATGCAATTGCAATAGTTCCTGCTGTATCAGCAACCTGGTTTCGTGATCCACAGCCGACAGCGGTTCATCCAGCAATAGTAACTGTGGTTTGCGCATCAGCGCTCTTACCAAAGCTGCTCTTTGCTGCTGACCACCGGATAAAGCAGAAGGCTTATGATCTTGAAAACCACTTAATTGTACAATTTTAAGCAGATGCTCAATTTGCTGATGATCCGGACTTTTACCTGCTGCGAAGATCATGTTCTCCTTCACTGTCATATTAGGGAACAGGGCGTAATCCTGAAAAACAAAGCCAATATTTCGCTTTTGGGGTGGCAGGTTGATGCGTTTTTCACTGTTGAACCAAACTTGCCCATTTACTTCGATGTAACCTTCATCCGGTTTTATTAAACCGGCAAGCATTTTTAGTAAGGTTGTTTTGCCAGCCCCCGATTCACCATACAAGGCGGTGATTTGCTGATCAGGAATTTCGGCATCAATTAACAGGTTAGTAGATCCGCCTGCAAGGTTCAGCTTTTTTGAAATGTTGATCCTGATCATAAGGCAAACCTGTTTTTTACCAACCGTTTATTGATGAGATAAACCAACAGCAAAATCAAAAAAGATGTAACCAGCAGTATGGCCGAGTAAATATGTGCCGAATGGAAATTTAAAGCCTCGGCCTCGTTATAAATGGCGATGGATGCAACTTTGGTTACGCCCGGCAGGCTTCCGCTAATCATCAGTACCAAACCAAACTCGCCCAGCGTATGTGCAAATGCCAGTACAATACCGGTTAGCAATGCCGGGCGAATGTTGGGCAACAATACTTTAAAAAAGGTCTCTGATTTGCTTTTGCCTAATGTCCATGCGGCTTGTTGCAGGCTGGCTGGTAAGGCTTCTAATCCGCCCTGAATAGGGTGAACCATAAATGGCAGGCTATAAATCACCGAACCGACAACCAGTCCCGGAAAAGTAAATATTAACCTGATATTGAACCAGCTTTGCAGCCAGCTACCAAACACATGTGCAGGACTAAGCGCAATGAGCAAATAAAAGCCAAGTACCGAAGGGGGTAACACCAACGGCAAACTAATAAGCGCCTCGAAAAACGGTTTTATTTTAGAACGGCTTTGGGCCAGCAATGCAGCCATAGGCAAACCGATGGTAAGCAGGCAAACAGTAGTTACAGATGCCAGTTTAAAGGTAAGCCAGAGTGGTTGCAGGTCAATATCCATTACTTATATCCGTAAGCTTTTAGAATTTTACGCGCCTTTGGGCCGAAAAGAAAAGTATAAAACCTTTGAGCACTTTCCAGGTTTTTGCCTGAAGATGATTTAAGGATAACTATGCCTTGTGCGATGGGCTTATACAGTTTATCATTCACCGGCACCCATTTTCCCTTCCCTTGCTGCTGCGGATCAAGCACGATGGATTTTGCCGTAAATGCAACTTCAGCAGCGCCACTTAAAAGGTACTGGTTTACCTGTGCAATGCTTTCGCCATATACGATTTTGCCTTTCAGCTTATCCGTCAAATTGAGTTTTCCTAATGCTTGTAAGGTAGCTTCGCCATAAGGTGCAAGCGATGGATTGGCTATAGCTATTTTATTAACGGCATTTTGTTGCAGGTCGGCAGGCTGCGACAGCTTTAAACTTTTATTCAGCATCCACATAATCAGCTGGCCGTAAGCGTAAATGCGTGGCTGCTCAAGCGTGAGGTTTTTATCAGCTAATTCCTGTGGGTATTTCATATCAGCCGACAGGAATACATCAAACGGCGCGCCTTGTTCTATTTGTGTAGTTAACTTACCCGATGAGCTTACAATCAGATCGGCATCAACGTTGGTTTCCTTTTTAAATTCTTCTGCTAACTTTTGCGACACAAACTGGGCATTGGCTGCAACGGCTATCCGTAATTTCTGAGCATTTGCAGAGAAAGCAAAAGATAAGAAGGCGCAAAGAGTAATCAGCTTATTTAATCGCATAGGTTTAATCTTTTGCAGTTTGTACATCAATCTCGTTTACTTCGCGTACCCAACGTCCCCATTTCTTTTCACCGGCGATAATGACCTGGTAAGGACCTGTTTTATCATCAAGCGGTTTGCCATCTACCTTATCGGCAAGTATAATTTGTTTATCGTTAAACTCATTACTGATCTCGGCCATGGCAATTACAGCGCGGTAGCCGTCTGCTGCTTTAACAAGGATGTACCTTGCCAGTGCTTTACCGCGCAGCTGATTGTTCGGGATGCCGCCCGCTTCGGTTATAATATCAGATAACAGTACGCCTGTATATTTATGTGATTTGCCATCGTGTCCGGTCGCTTTTACAGATACCTGTTTAGCTTTTTGCAGCCATGCCGAAGTGATAGTGAAAGGCTTTTCAACTTCTCCGCCAACTTTTACATTTTGTTTTGAACCAAAGTTGGTAGCTGTTTGCGCATTTGCTGAAAGTGCAAAAGTAAGTGCAGCGGCTAATAAAAAGGCGTTTTTCATCATTTAGTTATGAATGCAAATTAAGTATAATAGGTGCTACTTTATTGTAGTAATGCTAAATATCTCTTTGGCTTTCTTTACTGTTTTCTCCAGATCAATGCCTTTCCCTAAAACCCCGGCAAACAGATCGCCTTCTGATTTAACGCGCTCTATCGAATTGTGTATGTTAAACTGCCGCATGGTTAAGCCGGGCTTTACCTCGTCCCAATGTAAAGGCATGGAAACGGTTGCACCTGGTTTAGGCCGCAACGAGTAAGGACAGGCAAGTGTAGCGCCCGGGCGGTTCTGTAAAAAGTCGAGATACATTTTGCCTTTGCGGTTGGCAATCATCCGTTCAACGCTGGTATAATCAGGTATTTGTTTGTGTACAATGTTGACGATCATACGCCCAAACATCTGCGATTGATCGTAATCATATTTAGCAGCCAGCGGGATATAAATATGCATACCTGTTGAACCCGACGTTTTGCACCAGCAGGGTACATCAATGGCATCAAGTACTTTTTTAACTTCAAGGGCAGCTTCAATTACCTGTTCAAATGTGTTTTTATCCGGGTCGAGGTCAATTACGCAATAATCTGGGTTATCCGGCGACTGCACCCGGCTAAACCATGGATTCATTTCTATGGCGCCGAGCGATGCCATGTATAGCAAGCTGTATTCATCTGTGCCCACCAGAAACTCTTTATGCTCACCATCGCTCGTGGTGTAAGGGAATGTCTCT encodes the following:
- the moaA gene encoding GTP 3',8-cyclase MoaA, whose amino-acid sequence is MRESLLVDQYGRRLNYLRLSVTDRCNFRCYYCMPEEGIDFAKRSQLLSFDEMYRLSALFVGLGVDKIRITGGEPFVRNGIIPFLDKLSKLDGLNEIVITSNGTLTTQHQAALKNMGISKINISLDSLNAERFHYITRRDSFDTVYNGIMQMLDNGFDIKLNCVVAENKNIEDIIPFIELTKDHQIAVRFLEEMPFNGTETSGYTGWDHTKIYEHIAAHYNRINKIISEANSTSVNYQIASYKGSFGIIPSFSRTFCGTCNRIRLSATGELRTCLYGAPAANLRDLIRSGASGEELEQIILNAVAKRERDGFAAEAASRQSIHTSMSVLGG
- a CDS encoding molybdenum cofactor biosynthesis protein MoaE, which gives rise to MLIRLVENIDINEAYAYLETEEAGAVNLFVGTVRNHTKGKAVLKLEFEAYEPMAIKELEKIALVAQQQWPLYKVLIIHALGAKQPGEAVVITGVSSAHRQASFEACQFLIDELKKTVPIWKKEYYEDNSVWVNAHP
- the moaD gene encoding molybdopterin converting factor subunit 1; the encoded protein is MEILLFGITRDITGKQKLTVPADANISSVSQLKTWLGQQYPAMQQLSSLAVAVDSEYASDEIALHADSEIALIPPVSGG
- a CDS encoding sulfate/molybdate ABC transporter ATP-binding protein yields the protein MIRINISKKLNLAGGSTNLLIDAEIPDQQITALYGESGAGKTTLLKMLAGLIKPDEGYIEVNGQVWFNSEKRINLPPQKRNIGFVFQDYALFPNMTVKENMIFAAGKSPDHQQIEHLLKIVQLSGFQDHKPSALSGGQQQRAALVRALMRKPQLLLLDEPLSAVDHETRLLIQQELLQLHQEYRFTGLLVSHDKDEIFSLAKNVICIDTGTISQSGHPVDVFAIKNDDNKLIFTGVIISLNSGLAEVLINNQLITVPANNNWKPGDKIQLTYPGNSLLP
- the modB gene encoding molybdate ABC transporter permease subunit, which encodes MDIDLQPLWLTFKLASVTTVCLLTIGLPMAALLAQSRSKIKPFFEALISLPLVLPPSVLGFYLLIALSPAHVFGSWLQSWFNIRLIFTFPGLVVGSVIYSLPFMVHPIQGGLEALPASLQQAAWTLGKSKSETFFKVLLPNIRPALLTGIVLAFAHTLGEFGLVLMISGSLPGVTKVASIAIYNEAEALNFHSAHIYSAILLVTSFLILLLVYLINKRLVKNRFAL
- the modA gene encoding molybdate ABC transporter substrate-binding protein; amino-acid sequence: MRLNKLITLCAFLSFAFSANAQKLRIAVAANAQFVSQKLAEEFKKETNVDADLIVSSSGKLTTQIEQGAPFDVFLSADMKYPQELADKNLTLEQPRIYAYGQLIMWMLNKSLKLSQPADLQQNAVNKIAIANPSLAPYGEATLQALGKLNLTDKLKGKIVYGESIAQVNQYLLSGAAEVAFTAKSIVLDPQQQGKGKWVPVNDKLYKPIAQGIVILKSSSGKNLESAQRFYTFLFGPKARKILKAYGYK
- a CDS encoding molybdopterin-dependent oxidoreductase, producing the protein MMKNAFLLAAALTFALSANAQTATNFGSKQNVKVGGEVEKPFTITSAWLQKAKQVSVKATGHDGKSHKYTGVLLSDIITEAGGIPNNQLRGKALARYILVKAADGYRAVIAMAEISNEFNDKQIILADKVDGKPLDDKTGPYQVIIAGEKKWGRWVREVNEIDVQTAKD